One Streptococcus gallolyticus subsp. gallolyticus DSM 16831 DNA window includes the following coding sequences:
- a CDS encoding phosphatidate cytidylyltransferase yields MKQRVIWGAIALLILLPFLLLGGLSFQVFAGLLAMIGVAEMLRMKRLEFFSIEGVLAMLGAFVLTVPLDNYFTSLPLDSSFSVYGLLVFLLLAGTVLNSDDYSFDDVSYPIAASLYVGIGFQNLVNARISGLDKVLFALFIVWATDIGAYMIGRRFGRRKLLPKVSPNKTIEGSLGGIVCAVIVALIFMLVDKAVYTPHNLFAMLIYVVLFSIFGQFGDLVESAIKRHFGVKDSGKLIPGHGGILDRFDSMIFVFPIMHLLGLF; encoded by the coding sequence ATGAAACAACGTGTGATTTGGGGGGCGATTGCCTTACTGATTTTACTGCCGTTTCTGTTGTTAGGAGGCTTATCTTTCCAAGTTTTTGCTGGTCTTTTAGCGATGATTGGTGTGGCAGAAATGTTGCGCATGAAACGTCTAGAATTTTTCTCAATTGAAGGTGTTTTGGCGATGTTGGGAGCTTTTGTTCTTACTGTGCCTTTGGATAATTATTTTACATCGCTACCGCTGGACTCAAGTTTTTCAGTTTATGGCTTGCTAGTTTTTCTACTCTTGGCTGGAACTGTTTTAAACAGTGATGATTATTCATTTGACGACGTTTCTTATCCGATTGCGGCTAGTCTTTACGTCGGCATTGGTTTTCAAAACCTTGTTAATGCTCGTATCAGCGGTTTAGATAAAGTTTTATTTGCTTTGTTTATCGTTTGGGCGACTGACATCGGTGCTTACATGATTGGACGTCGTTTTGGACGCCGCAAATTGTTGCCGAAAGTTTCTCCAAATAAAACAATCGAAGGTAGCCTTGGAGGAATTGTCTGTGCTGTTATTGTGGCTTTGATTTTCATGCTTGTTGATAAGGCAGTCTATACACCGCATAATCTTTTTGCAATGCTTATTTATGTTGTGTTGTTTAGTATTTTTGGTCAATTCGGTGATTTGGTTGAGAGTGCTATCAAACGTCACTTTGGCGTGAAAGATTCAGGCAAATTAATCCCTGGTC